Below is a genomic region from Candidatus Cloacimonadota bacterium.
CCAACTCGATTCACCACCACTGCCATTGGTTTTTTCAGAAATCGCATGGTTTGAACAGCCAGGCTCAGGTCGTGCAATCCGAAAGGTGTGGGTTCGGTAACCAATAGCGCGAAATCCGCGTCCCGCGTGGCGTTTATCACCGAACAGGAAGTTCCGGGAGGACAATCCCGAATCTGGAGGCTGGCATGAGGTATTTCCGCTTCGGCGTAAGCCAATGTTTGTTCAATCAGCGGAGTCGCCATTTCCACCCCGATTATCATTTTGCTTTCCACAAAATCCAGGCTGCCAATCTGGTGATGGCGCAAACGTCCCAGAGCGCTTTCCTGCATCGGCAGTGCGTTTTCGAGGCAAAGTTCGCTGCAGGCATAGCAACCGTGGCAAAGCTCTGGCATCACCAAAATGTGTTTTCCCAGCTTCAAAACAGCGTTAAAACGGCAAACTTCGGAACATTTTCCACACAGTGTGCAGGCTTCTTTTTCCCACACGGGAACATGTCTGACCAACTGTTTTTCACGCTTCAACTCGCCTTTTATGAATATGCCGCTGTTTGGCTCTTCAACATCGAGGTCCAAAAGCACCACTTTTTGTGAATTTGCGGCGTGCAGAGCCAGGTTGACCGCAAGAGTGGTCTTCCCGGTTCCACCTTTTCCGCTGGCAATTGCAAGTTTCATCAGTGGTCACAACGGTTTTCGCCGGATTCGAGTTTCCCGTTCAGATACAACTCAATCAAGTCGCGCAGTGGAAGTAGTGGCGCACCAATGATAACTTCTATTCCTTGTTCGCGCATCAAATCCTGGGCGCGATTGCCCATTCCACCAGCGATGACCACATTGCAACCCTGCTGATGCAGAAAAGCTGGATGAGAACCAGGTTCGTGGGCGGGCGGATCAAGTGTTTCTTCCTTCACGATCTTCTTGTCTTCAATCGTGAAGACGGCAAAAGCTTCACAATGCCCAAAATGGGCGCTGATGTTTCCTTGGGTGACTGGGATGGCGATCTTCATTTTGTTTGTTCTCCTGTAAGTTTAATTTTCCCCATTGGGGGCGGGCTCAAATTCTTTCAGCCTTTCTTCAATCCAGCGAACCTCTTTTTCGAGGGCTGCCTTGCGCTCCAAAAGTTCTTCACGCGTGTATTCATAAACATGACCCTGAAAACCCTGAACCATGTTTGTGTCTGGGCTGGGACCAAAACCTTGGCCACGGCCACCGCCGCGACCCAATCCTCTTCCGCCCCGGCCTCCACGTCTGGGCCCGGTTCCATCAAAATCTGGCATGTTTACCTCCATGACGGCATCTGCCGCATTGTTTGCATTGTTGTTGATGACAATTTCCCAAAGAGACGAGATTTGGCCCTTCGCAATCAGGGCAATGAAAAAGATATTTTTCCGCGCTTTGCGTGAAATTGTCGCAATCTTCGCACCAGAAAGAATGTTCCTTCAGCCTGATGTCACCGCCTTCAATCAGGATTTCCGCTCCTTCAACCAATGCTGAAGCAAATTTTTGTCTGGCGCTGTCATAAATCCGTGTGAGCGTGGGACGGGAAATCCGCATTTCTTTCGCGGCTTCGGCTTGGGTGAGGCTTTCATAATCCAAAAGCCGGATGGCTTCATATTCATCCAAAGCGAGCACCACTTTTTGACGCTTCCCCTCCAGCCGGCCAAAAGGCCGGAAACCTTTGACCGTGGGGGTCATTTGAACATGTCTGATAATACGTTTTCTTGCCATTTCTCATTTCTCTTGAGTGAACATATGTTCAAAATAATCGAACCACGCCTTTCTGTCAAGTGCGATTTTTCAATCCTTTT
It encodes:
- a CDS encoding P-loop NTPase, with amino-acid sequence MKLAIASGKGGTGKTTLAVNLALHAANSQKVVLLDLDVEEPNSGIFIKGELKREKQLVRHVPVWEKEACTLCGKCSEVCRFNAVLKLGKHILVMPELCHGCYACSELCLENALPMQESALGRLRHHQIGSLDFVESKMIIGVEMATPLIEQTLAYAEAEIPHASLQIRDCPPGTSCSVINATRDADFALLVTEPTPFGLHDLSLAVQTMRFLKKPMAVVVNRVG
- a CDS encoding ATPase — encoded protein: MKIAIPVTQGNISAHFGHCEAFAVFTIEDKKIVKEETLDPPAHEPGSHPAFLHQQGCNVVIAGGMGNRAQDLMREQGIEVIIGAPLLPLRDLIELYLNGKLESGENRCDH
- a CDS encoding DUF134 domain-containing protein codes for the protein MARKRIIRHVQMTPTVKGFRPFGRLEGKRQKVVLALDEYEAIRLLDYESLTQAEAAKEMRISRPTLTRIYDSARQKFASALVEGAEILIEGGDIRLKEHSFWCEDCDNFTQSAEKYLFHCPDCEGPNLVSLGNCHQQQCKQCGRCRHGGKHARF